The nucleotide sequence CCTAAACAGAAGAATACTCTAACAACCCATCAATTTAAACACacattttaattcatattttgttaGGGAAAAGTAcagtaagttttattataattctattatataggtatttcttgataaaaaataaatcttttgctttcctcataaatttttatcagaATGAAATTACCTTTATCAAATACGCAAATGTACACATTCATTCGGAATAAGTAGCCTTTAAATTCCATTAAAATCTCTTCAACAACAAAACGCCGTATTGAAACCTAATTTTCGCGTCGCTCAgccaattttatttcttattgtagataaacttattatagaatagaataattcaGTTACCTTTAGAGAGTCCGACGTTTCTTGGtgaagaaaaatgtttttgcatTCATCATTCGATTACAGCCACTTcacaatattttctatttagattttatatttcattgtaAGGTGGCAATTTTCCGACTCATTTTCATTCCTATTTTGCTGTTCCTTTCAGTTAACTTACTGTTTTTTCatcatatttaatattaagtataactTCAAAGACCAAAATATGCATTATGATTTGTAAACTGTTTTAACAATCGACACCGAAAATTTCTTCTTAAACTCATCATTTATTCAATTGATCTTTGCTAGATGTATAAGTGGATCTACATATTGATTTATGACCTGTAGAATTCAATCAGTACCTTCGTGTATTAATACACGAGAAACCGGTAGTTTATCTAAGACGGCGACCGGGCATCGGCAATTTCCTTCAAATAGATTGCATGTCTTCATTCCAGCAGGATGCTGTGTTAATcgcataaattatatattcacACGTGATAGGATTGATTAGTGAGCCCTTCCACGgactgtataaatatatacgagtatctcCACCACTGTGCTCTCCATAAGGCATCggttttagtttaaatttataaattaaaaaatgcttAATAACACGCACCCAGTTAGGTCAAAATGGatgaaaaattgaaatcctACCTAATTTACTCTACGGCTCCAATATGATCAAAGTCCAATATTCGGCAAGCTCGACTTGTATGATGTCAAAACAGCTTCAACAAAGATTTTTAACATGATTTCTTATCCCAAGTTGCATTGCACCATCCCTcattaatacgagtatgttcAGACATTGTTCAATGAGGgtccaattaaataaaaataccgtgTCCTAGGCgaactaaaaaagaaaaatttattcctCCATCTTACCAACTaataacaaagataaaaaaccATAGCAACCGAACAATGCCAAAAATCAAAAGAGTCCATAAACTTACAACAAAACTTTATGCTTGGACATTCCGCCCACCATGGACATTATGTCCATAAAACAATGAATGAGATGTTAAAAACATTCACTATGCTATCTTTAAACTTAATGTTTTACttaacaaaaatcaaatcTTCATAAATGTAAcgaaagtaaaaataacaaaaagaaactaaCCTACTAATTCATAAGAAAAGGTTAATAGAAGTGCATGTGTATCAgtgtaaatgataaaaaaaataccacaaATTTCTATTTAGCTATAGGTAAAATACACAACTTTGAGACGGgtcttttaattatattccctttacattttaaagtaaCAACACGCGTAATCTTATCCAACCCAGGGTGCTTTTGAGTTATAACTCCATACAACCATCTCGCAGGGGGAAGATCATCTTCCTTTACTAGTACTATATCACCAATATTTGGTTCTGGCGTTTGATAACTCCATTTGTACCGATGTAAAAATTGTGTAAGATACTCCTGAGACCACCTTCGCCAAAAATCTTGTACCATGCGTTGCATAAACTGCCATCGTTTCAAGCTACTCATGTTTGACGTTTCATAGTTTGCATCTGGTACAAGTACTAATGGCTCCCCAATCAAGAAGTGACCTGGTGTTAAAGGCTCGGGATCATCAGCCGATGAGCTTAAGCTTGATAATGGACGCGAATTAAGACAAGCCTCAATTTGAGATAAGAGAGTGCTCATTTCTTCAAAAGTAAGTGTAGAAGTTCCGATTATCCGTCTAAGGTGATATTTAGTGGATTTTACGCCAGCCTCCCATAGTCCTCCAAAGTTGGGGGAATGCGGTGGGATAAAATGCCATTCAGTACCATTTGTAGATAACCAATCCGCTATTTCTGGCAGTAATCTAGACTTTTCTGCAAATAATAAGGACTTCAATTCACGTTCTGCACCCACAAAATTTGTACCATTATCACTAAAAAGCTCTGCGCAATGTCCTCTTCTAGCTACAAATCTTTTAAAGGCAGCAATGAATCCTTGAGCAGTAAGGTCACTTACTACTTCTAGATGGATTGCTCTAGTCACCATGCAgatgaataaacaaatatacccTTTATATGCATGATGACCACGCCCTTTGGACGTTCTTATAGCAATAGGACCAGCATAGTCGACGCCACTTCTTTTGAAAGGTCTCATTGGTGTAACTCTGGCTGTTGGCAATTGTCCCATCAGTTGCTCTCTACGTTGACTTGCATATCGaatacaaataacacaattgcgAATATAATGCTTTACTTGGTTTTTAGCGTCAATAACCCAGTATTTTGTTCTAAGATGATTGATCATAATTTGAATACCCCCGTGAATAGTTCGTTCGTGCGTATcctttataattaagtttgttAAATGAGCTTTAGCCGGAAGAATGATTGGATGTCTTTTATTTACGTTCAAGAAAGTAGCTGTTCTATCCAACCGCCCACCAACACGTAAAAGTCCATCATCGTCAAGGTAAGGATTTAACGGTTTAAGTttgctttttgttttaactgtTCCTCCTTTAGTTATACTTTCAATATCTTCATAAAAACTTCGAACTTGGCATTGCTTtacgtatatatgtaatgtttgTTGTAATTCTACATTAGTTAGCCATTGAGAACCTTCATTGGTTTTATTAAtgcttttcaaaataaatcgcCTGCACCACGATATAACTCTTAGAAGTCTCCTTAATGATGAGAATCTTTCCCATATAATAACATCATCATCTATACTTGTTAATActtgacatattttattacctttttcTTCTGTATTTGTATCATATGTTATATCATCTCCATTGTAATTTATGACTACCTTTCTCAAAAAATCTGGTCCTTGCTTCCACAGTctcatttttgaaatgtcagaCGGCATAATTCCACGCGATGCAATATCCGCaggattatattttgattggacaTGAGACCATTGAGATCTGTCTAAACTTCCTAAAATCTCTGCTACACGGTTAGCGACGAATACTTTCCACCGGCTTGGATGGCTACTAAGCCATGCAAGTACAACTGAAGAATCACTCCACGCATGAATGTGTTGCTTTGGAATACCTAAAATATCAGCTACctctattaataatttagaaagTATTGTTGCCCCACAAAGTTCTAATCGGGGTATTGACAGTTGTTTGATAGGAGctacttttgttttagaaGTAACAAGgtttacattaatattactaCATTTATCAATAACACGGATATAGACAACTGCGGCATATGCTTCACTCGATGCATCGCAAAATCCATGAAGCTGAACAGAAGTATCATCCTTTCGAGTGTTCATCCATCGGGGTATCtcgaaactttttattaataaaagctCGTTTCTATATGCGACCCATTCGGTTAGTAATTGAGGCGTAAGTTTTTCATCCCATTTCAAACCTGATGTCCatagtttttgaataaaaatcttagCTTTTATTACAATTGGAGCAAGCCAACCTAATGGATCatagagacgtgatatatCTGAGATCACTTTCCGTTTCGTGATTGGCTCTTCAATTGTCGGCAACTgcactaaatatttaaatgtatcgTTACATTTGTCCCACGTAAGACCCAATATTTTAGTAATCGAATCAGATTTATCAACAAACTTTGGTGTTTCTGTCTTAGACTCTTGCTCTGCAATTCTATTATCATTGTCTTCACTGTTtctattatcttttatttgctCTTTCATACTTTTATCTCCAAGTTTTTCTTCGTTTTCTATCCACTTCATTAGATTTTTATCATTGCTTGTCCACTTTTGTAATTCAAACCCTCCTTTTCTAAGCAATTGTTTCATTTCAGTATATAGCTGTTGACcttctataaaattttcacatcCTGACATCAAATCATCAACATAAAAGTCTGACAACACTTTTTTTGCAGCTATTGGGAAATGAACACCCTCGTCATAAGCTACTTGACGTAATGAGCGAATTGCTAAATATGGAGCTGACGATGTACCAAATGTAACTGTCAAAAGTCGATAATGTTGCACCTCAGAAGCAGAATCTTCACGCCAAAGAATACGCTGAAAATCAACATCTTCTGAAGATACACGAACTTGACGATACATCTTCACAATATCAGAAGAAATACATACAGGATGTGCCCGCCATCTCATTAAAATATGTCTCAAGTCATCCTGTAATGTGGGACCAACCAACAAATCTTGATTTAAAGAAACACCGTTGGATCCTGGGCACGATGCGTCAAAGACAATACGTACTTTTGTTGTACTTCTATCGTTGCGCACCACAGCAAAATGtggtaaataaaaacctttGGAGCTTTTATGTTCTTCAGGTGGAATAATCTCCATATGATTTAGACTGAGATATTCAGCAAATACCTctgcatatttttctttcaaatcttTCTCCTTGTCTAATTTACGTTCTAATGAATATAATCTTCTAAGTGCTATTTCTTTTGAGTTTCCATTTAAGCATTGTGGACTGTATTCTTTGAATGGCAGCTTCACTATATAACGACCAAAAGAATCCCTTTTAGTCGTGCTTGAATATATTGATTCACATAGCTGTTCCTCTTCCGTTAAATGTTTCTTTGCTTTAACTAACGAAGGTTCGGCTTCTATTTCCCAAAATTTCCTCAAAAGCTTATCATCTTCTTCTATCTGAACATGCATAGTTACATTTGTATTACAAATAATCGTCCCAACATCTTCACCTTCATCAGTTTCTCCGGATATTATCCATCCCAGAGATGTATTTTGCGCTATAAGGCAACTGTTAGAATCTTTAACTAGGCCCTGCTTTATAATTTGACTGTACACCTTTGCACTGAGCAAAAGATCAATTTTATTGGGAGTAGCAAAGGTAGGGTCAGCCAACGACAATTGTGTAAACTTTGGACACAATTGAACTGCCACTTTCTTACTAGGAAGACAGTTGGTCAGTTTGTCTAACACATGAGCTTTTACTCGAACAACAAAATTGGTATCAAGAAGTGATTGCAATTGGATAAAAACTATATACTTAGAAACCACTGAAGGGCTCCTGTCACTTCCTAATACCGAAACATTACTTTTGCTTGCAATTTTCTTCAGTCCAAGTAATTGAACTGCAGACTCTGTTATAAACGAAGCCTGTGAACCCTGGTCTAACATTGACCTAAAAGTAATGTTTGCTCCTGTTCGAGATTGAATTTTAACTAAAGCAGTTGCCAGCAATACCTGAGATTGAGCTTTAGAGCAACAGCCTACTACAACATCATTGGAATCGCCTTGTATGACTACTGAGGACACAGCTTCGGCCCCATCCGATTGATTGGTATTTGTATCGCTTGAGTCATCAATCGACGGGACTGCTGAATTGGAATGAAGTAGAGAATGATGTTTCCTGGAACATATTCGGCATCTAGTTGACATGCGACATGAAACTACGGAATGGCGTGGACCTAAACAGTTAAAGCATAAACCTGGTTTTGGACAAAATTGCGACGTGTATCGACATCATCCCTCGAAAACTTTTGgcatgtatataatttatggtTTTCGATACAATATGGACAACTTAAGGTAGTGGTGACATGAAGAGCTTTAACATTGTTAAAAGAGTTACGGCTGAATGTCTTATTAAcactatttttactatttaaaaactcGAATGCGTGAAATCTGTTCTCTAAAAACTGTTGAAACAGATTCCACGATGGCAATTCTTGAGATGAGCTACTGACAGCTAATTCCCACTGTTTTCTAGTTTCTATATCTaactttaaacttaaaatatatattaccatTATATCCCATTCTTTTACATTAATACCTAATTGTTTCAAAGCATTAAGACATTCATTACTTGTGTCTAATAATTCTTTTAAGGCACTCGATGACTCAACAGTAATGTTTTTTTGACTCATAAATCGCGACAAAATACAACTAGCCaagtactttttattgttatatctgTTTTCTAATTTGTTCCAACATATCATATAATTTTCCCCGGTAATAGGCACATGCCGTAGCAGCTGCTCTGCTTCACCTGATAAGTGGCTCTTAAGATAGTGAAGTTTCTGCACTTCATCGAGTGTCTTATTGTTATGAATTAGCGAAACAAATAAGTTATAAAAGCTAGTCCATTCGGAATACTGGCCGCTAAAAATTGGTAACGAAATTTTGGGTAACTTTATATTGGAAACATGTTGAGAGGCATCGGACATCTCATTATCTGATATACTTgcgtaattatttttcaacttGCACagcatttcttttaaatccgATTTATATTCAATGTAAACATCTTCAGTTGACGAATACAAATCTTGAGTGTGATAATCAGATTCTTCCAACTCATTTGGTTTACACTCTTCAATTATTCTTCTATGGGTGGAATAAAAAGATGACCACAATGTATCAAGAATCTCTAGTCTCGTCTCCACATAAGAGCTGGTAAGTCTATCCTTGGgagtctttttaaaattacgcctcgCTTTAGAGAGACTAGAAATAGTATCATACTGAAGCTTAAACAACGAACTCATCTTGTATGTGCACTTTTAGACAATCTCTATAGGTATCTATTATTTTCCCCTTTATAGAAGATTCAAGATACAGATTACTTACAGATTTGTCAccacattaaataaaactgcatTTTCTATCGGTTGATAAGTATTGATACCTTCACGCTTTGATGATAAAAAACACATCTGTTTCATTGGGTTCATGCTATGAAGCAATAGTGAAATATCCGCCATTAGATGCTTCCGTATGTCGCTTGCGGAACTAGGCCGCAATCCGGCGATAGGACCATGTTCAATGAGGgtccaattaaataaaaataccgtgTCCTAGGCgaactaaaaaagaaaaatttattcctCCATCTTACCAACTaataacaaagataaaaaaccATAGCAACCGAACAATGCCAAAAATCAAAAGAGTCCATAAACTTACAACAAAACTTTATGCTTGGACAGACATCTTCCAAGTCGTCTTGCTAGTCTTAATTTTACTTCATACTTTTTAACCAGATCTTtacctatgtacctacttattcaaATACTTTTGGCAACTCCCAAAAAGCATCAATGAAATATcgacattttaatattcactTAGAAATTCGCGCGTTATTAGAAGGGAGTGCGTTTCGTTTAACTAAAACAATTTGCTCCCAATTTGGTTACGTCATTGTTCGCCCGCCCCTCGGTTCAGAAATTGAAATCAGCTGTGCCCCATTGACTTGCTGTGATATTTTTATCGCCTTATTGAATTTTacatttgtgttttatttgtttttttttatacgggcataaattttgaatgttttaattttgagcaAAATGTTGAGTTACAGTTAAATAAGATGCTCATAtgaataactagctgtgcccgcgactttgtccgtgtggaatagttattttattttgggcatcactgaAGCCCAAattcaagaataaataatgttctctgatttttttgacattcttcattatttcttcgctcctaatagttgcagcgtgatgttatatagtctaaagctaccctcgataaattgtctattcaacacaaaaagaatatttcaattcgaaccagtagttccttagattagcgcgttcaaacaggCAATCTTTAAGTAgcgttataatattagtatagataatgcttaggaaataattgaattatatagttggtaaaatatttaaaaaaaaaaccctaatttaaatgaaatcttctaattttctttatcatcGTCATACAGCTTCTTAGATTTCCAGCCTTGTGATGTTTGAATTTGTCTATCCCATAaggaatacagacgtgataTAAGTACTTCATGTGTTTCGTATGTGTTCATAAAGAAATGAAAACCCAATTTGTcttattaaaacatatttattaacatacattttagATATCATTTCTAAATGCTTCATCACACTCATAACGGAATCTaaaattacatagataaaaatagatttaacaTCGTTTCTGAACATAACATTGACTTGTCAAATTTCCCGCCAATCGGCCATATTGTTCGCACCACAGCAGGACACCATTGTGTGCGTAATGAAAAGGAAATTAATAGTTACAATCCACACAGATTCTCCTGCAATAGCGATGATCTTTATTTCAATACCAACAAGGTCGAAAGTAGCAAAATTGAAAGATTCTGTTCAAATCTTAACGAGAAATAAGACAAATGCTGAGGGATTTAGTGCTGAATGGTTTTCGAAATCGATTTCAGGCTTATTCagtatagtaaataaaataggcgATTCATTTGATGTTAGATTTTCAATAagcaaaatacaaatcttattATTTAGAACGCCATTTATAGAttgaatttttatactttattttcttttgtcgtttaattttaattctaactTATGATTGTCGTTCATTTACAAATTACGCTATTCGGttcatgaaattttagttTAGTTGGCACGCAtgcataatacatattttcaatttgtttcttttcttaGTAGTTCGCACATGATTAAGATCGTTATCCTTATCAATCCCAATTACAAGTTTATCACCTATTTCTTCATTCATAtccatattatatatttctggagttatacttactttaacaagaatgaataaaaaatcagaATGTCTGTAAGGTTTTAGATTTGTCGTCAAACAAGTCGTCGCCAACTTCCCTTTAAGTCTGCGGgactataatttaattttgcgtCACTGTGCTAACGGGTCTTTTGTCTTGTGTTTTCATCGATTTCTCGTTTGAcctttacaaatatgtatctTGGGTGAAACTGTTTTAGTCTTTTCtttgtgtttttaaatatatcaaatattGATACATTTGACATCGTTTTTTCTTACAGGGTACACAGTAATAAGAAGACTcgaaggccacgatcagctagaTGACTATGTCATCAAATTGAGGTCAGACTTCAGAGATAGTAACAAGTTGCTAGGCCGAATGTATCaaaagtatgtataataaatatcagtGGAATAGTTTTTGACAGTTGGCGTTTATTATAACGTTGTCAGTAAACATACCTACGCGGtcagtgttattttttttaaataaagtaaaatacctGCCCTTCTATTTAAGTGATCTTCATTAATATACTAGATACGCCGTCAAACAGACATCAAGGCTGCCAGACAGTTTGCGCagaaatttgtttgttagttcTACCAATGAAGACTTAGTTTATTCCCTTTATACTTGTGAGTTTCGACTCTTGTTCGGTTACAAATAACGAAATATAAACTTCAATCATAGCACCAACTACCAGCGTTAAGAAATTGTtaagtgattattttttttattaacacaaCTTAATATCTTTACAACGTATTTATCCCTAAGAGGGACAAATCTATTCAGAAGAGTTtcttgcccatcgccttttacaatcTTCAATGAAGAGACAGCTGATACGTACTTTGATTTTCTTTACTACCAGACCACCATGGAAGGTTGCATGAAATGCATCTGCTTTTTTGCTCATTCTtatcaatataatttcttttttcgttTCGTTTTTTCTTCTTACGATATTACCGGATAGGAAATGAAGtggttatttcaaaattctgGTGACATCAAGGCATACATTATGTGCGGTcgcaatttcaattaaaacaattCTATTGGAGACGAACCTATGGCCCCAAGAAGAAGAAAACATCTCAGTTCATCTCACTCAGATTAGCTTAGCGACACATAAACACTGCTAAACACGAATCACAAACGTTTTATCGCGGcattaacaaacatacaccCAAGAATAATCAAGATCACACAATCAGGACCAGAATCTCTAGACCTGTTTTAAACCCTTACTTGACACATGGAGTTAATTTAAACTAGAATTGACAATTCTCAATATAGTTTTACTATCATGAAATGCTTCTGCAATTTGTtgtattaaaagtttaaagtacctactatataTATTCTAGTATAATAACATGAATTACCTATTTGACTTATGAAACTTTTCAATAatgttctatttaaaatttatgaaaaccaGTTTTGAAATTACAACTCGGGAATTTTTTgaacatttaatatattaaaataagatgtttgtttttgtaaaaaatagttAGTAAATCCATCTTACCTAAGTATACATAATtggttattaaaatacaaatatcataGTAATTGATTTTTGATTATATCGTGAcggcatttaattttaagctgttctaatgtttaaaataatatccaAGTTAAACAATCAGCTTGCCACTTCCTCCCGTATATTTCAATGTCTCCACTCACAGCTCCAGATTACGAAAGGTCTATTTACACTGGGCGGCAGCTGCTTCACCGGACACCTTAAGTCTAAAGGCTTGCAATTAGCACAATTAGTAGAGGCCAATTAGATGCTTTAACGAAGCGAGTCCGGAGTTTTGGAGACAAATACTACGTTTGACGTCTGACCCGGAGGATGTACCAGCTTGTTTGTAACTAAGTTTGCTGATTATTGTGTAAATTAACTTCAAACTTAATTGCGATGAAGCGATCGCTTTGATGGACGCAATTAATCATAGTTACAAGTTTCATGCTAGCCTGGTAGCGCGGTAAAACATAGTATGTCTCAGCTACTtcgtaaaaatgaaaaacaaccgataaatacaaactatatacatttttagtaGCTACTCCTTTAAATCAGAGTAccttaacttaaaataatcttttgaCTGGTGTTCAACAAGAATTTTCATGTAAATCGATGTTTGATTATGCGCAGTTATTATACCAGTTACATACTTTACGCATATTTAGTTTGCATATCttgtactataataataaaatcccaAATGCTTATTGCACATGTAACTGCTTaaaatttgtgtttgtttCGAGATAGGTATTCTAAGTACATTGTATTTTACAAATGAACTTGATGTTCTACCTTTGAAAAACAACAGGACTTTCAATTTATCATTCTTCTTAGCTTGTCCTTCTACagcctaaaataaaaagattacgAAGAGATAAACGAATTACCCAACCATATCTAATAAGCTTCATGTTATAGaagcaataaaatatgtacgaaTAAGAACTAATGACTACTTTTCTTCCACAGAAACATGTCATCTAAACGGAAATCACCGCCGTCC is from Amyelois transitella isolate CPQ chromosome 21, ilAmyTran1.1, whole genome shotgun sequence and encodes:
- the LOC132903105 gene encoding uncharacterized protein LOC132903105, which encodes MSTRCRICSRKHHSLLHSNSAVPSIDDSSDTNTNQSDGAEAVSSVVIQGDSNDVVVGCCSKAQSQVLLATALVKIQSRTGANITFRSMLDQGSQASFITESAVQLLGLKKIASKSNVSVLGSDRSPSVVSKYIVFIQLQSLLDTNFVVRVKAHVLDKLTNCLPSKKVAVQLCPKFTQLSLADPTFATPNKIDLLLSAKVYSQIIKQGLVKDSNSCLIAQNTSLGWIISGETDEGEDVGTIICNTNVTMHVQIEEDDKLLRKFWEIEAEPSLVKAKKHLTEEEQLCESIYSSTTKRDSFGRYIVKLPFKEYSPQCLNGNSKEIALRRLYSLERKLDKEKDLKEKYAEVFAEYLSLNHMEIIPPEEHKSSKGFYLPHFAVVRNDRSTTKVRIVFDASCPGSNGVSLNQDLLVGPTLQDDLRHILMRWRAHPVCISSDIVKMYRQVRVSSEDVDFQRILWREDSASEVQHYRLLTVTFGTSSAPYLAIRSLRQVAYDEGVHFPIAAKKVLSDFYVDDLMSGCENFIEGQQLYTEMKQLLRKGGFELQKWTSNDKNLMKWIENEEKLGDKSMKEQIKDNRNSEDNDNRIAEQESKTETPKFVDKSDSITKILGLTWDKCNDTFKYLVQLPTIEEPITKRKVISDISRLYDPLGWLAPIVIKAKIFIQKLWTSGLKWDEKLTPQLLTEWVAYRNELLLIKSFEIPRWMNTRKDDTSVQLHGFCDASSEAYAAVVYIRVIDKCSNINVNLVTSKTKVAPIKQLSIPRLELCGATILSKLLIEVADILGIPKQHIHAWSDSSVVLAWLSSHPSRWKVFVANRVAEILGSLDRSQWSHVQSKYNPADIASRGIMPSDISKMRLWKQGPDFLRKVVINYNGDDITYDTNTEEKGNKICQVLTSIDDDVIIWERFSSLRRLLRVISWCRRFILKSINKTNEGSQWLTNVELQQTLHIYVKQCQVRSFYEDIESITKGGTVKTKSKLKPLNPYLDDDGLLRVGGRLDRTATFLNVNKRHPIILPAKAHLTNLIIKDTHERTIHGGIQIMINHLRTKYWVIDAKNQVKHYIRNCVICIRYASQRREQLMGQLPTARVTPMRPFKRSGVDYAGPIAIRTSKGRGHHAYKGYICLFICMVTRAIHLEVVSDLTAQGFIAAFKRFVARRGHCAELFSDNGTNFVGAERELKSLLFAEKSRLLPEIADWLSTNGTEWHFIPPHSPNFGGLWEAGVKSTKYHLRRIIGTSTLTFEEMSTLLSQIEACLNSRPLSSLSSSADDPEPLTPGHFLIGEPLVLVPDANYETSNMSSLKRWQFMQRMVQDFWRRWSQEYLTQFLHRYKWSYQTPEPNIGDIVLVKEDDLPPARWLYGVITQKHPGLDKITRVVTLKCKGNIIKRPVSKLCILPIAK